From the Gemmatimonadota bacterium genome, the window CCTGGAGCGCTACACGCCCGGCCGGTGGAGACTGGAAACGAAGGACGTCACGGGCCCGACCACCCTGGTCGAAGGCGATCCCACCGACGACGACCTGCGTCAGATCGCGGGCATGACCGTTCGGTACGCGGGTTCGAAGGCCGATGCCGACACCCCGGTCACCTGCCGCTACGAAGATGCCGAACGCATCCTCGAACCGTCCCCGGTCGAGGAATCGGTGCTGGAGGAGTGGCGGATTTAGGCGGGTGTAGGAGTGCGATTCCTGTTGCCTGATCTTAATTCGGAACGCCGTTGGACTGAGTTGTTAAATCGTACAGAGTCTGATGATCTGCTGGAACGACTGGCAGATGATGCTTTGTCGGCACATCGGTCAGGACGGACCAAACCCTTAGACTTGAAAGAACTGAAAGACTGCAAATGCCCATGAAGAACCCGCCACACCCCGGCAAGGTAGTGCGCATTTCCTGCCTGGAACCGCTCGGCCTCAACGTCACTGAGGGCGCGAAGGTTTTGGGCGTCAGCCGTCAGGCAGTTTCGAATCTGGTGAATGGCCATTCACGGATTACCAGCGACATGGCCGTTCGCCTGGCAAAGGCTTTCGGCTCGACAACGGAGACCTGGATTCGTCTGCAGGCGGCTTACGACCTCGCACAGCCCGGTTACAAACCACTTTGACCGATCTCCCCGTAATAGAACGCACATCCAACA encodes:
- a CDS encoding HigA family addiction module antidote protein, which produces MPMKNPPHPGKVVRISCLEPLGLNVTEGAKVLGVSRQAVSNLVNGHSRITSDMAVRLAKAFGSTTETWIRLQAAYDLAQPGYKPL